The genomic DNA GGCAACAATCGCTTGCGCCAGATACGTCGCCCCGAACAGGTAGGGCTGCCACAGGTCCATGGTGTAGGTCACGAGCTGTGGCCCGATCACCCCTGCGAATACCCCGCCGGCCATGACCGTGGACAGAGCTCGCGGGCGACGCGCTGCCGGGACGCAATCGGCTGCGGCGAAGCGGAACGAGAGGACGACGGCGGCATAGGCCCCGCCGAAGAACATCGCCACGCAGAACAGCCAGAACGAACCCCGCACGACCGCAAGGGAAGCCAGCAGTCCGACGAGCACACCGGATCCCGTTCCCGTCAGGAACGCGGCGCGGCGGCCGTGTCGCCGGGCGATGGCCCCGGCCGGCAGGGTGCAGGCCGCCATGCCGACCACGAAAATCGAGATCGGCAGCGTGGCCAGCGCCTTGCTGGGAGCCAGCATGTTGCCGACGATGGCGCCGGTTGCGTACACCACCGCCGAGTTGGCTCCTCCAAGCGCCTGCGCAATCGCCAGCCGCCAGACATCGGCATTCCCGGAGCGGACCGCGGATACGACCCCGGTCACGGCATTGGCGTTGATCTGTGACATGAGGTTCCTCAGGCTCCGAGCATGCCGTGCCAGCGCGCGTCGCGCGACGATGGGCGGCAATGGAGGCGGCGGTCGAGCAGTTCACCGGCCTTCATGGCCTCGCCGCTGCGCATCAGGGCCAGCAGCAGCATGTCCTCGACCATCTCGCGCTGGGCGCCGCTGCCGCCGATGCGCACGACCTCGGCCGCGACCGGCTCCAGAACACGGGCGCAGGCCGCATAATCCTCCTCCGCGAAGGAAAGTGCCGCGCGGCAGATCGCCGGCACCACCGGACCGGCGGGCAAGGCTCCCACCTCGATCAGCTCCATCAAGTTCTTAACGCGCTCCTCGACGGTGATCTTGTCGCCGGTGGCCGCTGCGATGAGTGCCATATGGACGTCGGCGAAGGCAAAGCCGGCTTTCTGGAAGTAGCTTCCCGAATAGGTGGCAGCGTCCTCCCACAGCCCCATAGGCACGGTATGGCCATAGGCCTTGAGCCGCCACAGGAAGGAGGCCGTATCGCTGACCACGTTGATCGGCATGCCGGCCGTTACCGACGGCTGGATGTAATCCGCGTAGATCGCGAGCGCCTGATCGGGATCGCCGCGCTCGAGGGCTCCGAGGGCCGAGTGCCAGGCGATGTGGCCATGCAGGATGCCGACGCGGTCGTAGCCTGGCAGCCAGTCTGCGATCAGCGCCTCCGCCTCATCGTGCGCGCCGCTCTCGTACATGGCGTGCGAGAGCGCATGGGCCGCGTTCGCATTCTTTCTCCGCAGGTCGAAGCCGCGCTGCGTGAGGGCACGGCCATGCGCGACGTTGCCGTTCTCCGCATGAGACCAGCCCCGGTAGGTCAGGAACCACCAGTCGTCGGCGTCGAAGTGCCGAGCGTGGCGCTCGCAGAGATCGACCCGCGCCTGATCGTGGTCCGCCATCCCGGAGAAGGCGAAGAGCCCGAAGGCCCCGAGAGGGAGAGAGAGGATCAGGACGTCCCGCGGCCAGATGTCCGCATGCGCGAGCGCCCGCTCCAGCGCCTTGGCGGAGTTGCCGTTGATGGCCACCGACAGGATCGCCACATGGCTGCGCTCCCGCTCGGTCCCGCGCCGGGCGACGATCTCTTCCGCCGTCGCGATCCGCGCCTTGGCCTTGGCCAGCTCGGCCCGGATGGCGTGCAGGCGGGCGCGCGCCGCATGGGCGAGCGCGAAGTCCGGATCGGCCGCGATGGCCTCGTCCAGGGCCTCCGCAGCGCCGGGCCAAGCCGAGAGGAGCAGGGCGACGCCCTCCCTGTAGCGGTCGGCCGCGCGGTCGGACATGGTCGAGAGGTGCAGGCCACGGCTGTCGCGGCGGGGCATGGCAGGTTCCTCGGACTGAGATCGGGTGCGCATCGGCGCGTGGTTGGACCGTGTATACTCGACCGCTGATCGTCCGTCTTTTGACAGGCTGCCAGATGATGTAGAATAACCGCCAATCTGGAGGCCGCTATGGCATGGGAGACCATTGAGGCGCCACCCGGCGTGGCCCCACCCCGACCGATGACCGTGCGTGCGCAGTCGATCCCGGCGCGGCACTCCTTTCCCGAGCATGCGCATCATTGGAACCAGATGGCCTACGCGATCTCCGGCG from Microvirga sp. TS319 includes the following:
- a CDS encoding tetratricopeptide repeat protein: MPRRDSRGLHLSTMSDRAADRYREGVALLLSAWPGAAEALDEAIAADPDFALAHAARARLHAIRAELAKAKARIATAEEIVARRGTERERSHVAILSVAINGNSAKALERALAHADIWPRDVLILSLPLGAFGLFAFSGMADHDQARVDLCERHARHFDADDWWFLTYRGWSHAENGNVAHGRALTQRGFDLRRKNANAAHALSHAMYESGAHDEAEALIADWLPGYDRVGILHGHIAWHSALGALERGDPDQALAIYADYIQPSVTAGMPINVVSDTASFLWRLKAYGHTVPMGLWEDAATYSGSYFQKAGFAFADVHMALIAAATGDKITVEERVKNLMELIEVGALPAGPVVPAICRAALSFAEEDYAACARVLEPVAAEVVRIGGSGAQREMVEDMLLLALMRSGEAMKAGELLDRRLHCRPSSRDARWHGMLGA